A single region of the Bacillus cereus genome encodes:
- a CDS encoding class I SAM-dependent methyltransferase, giving the protein MNELNVKEFYKKQFELSNYDVNTESWIEQVAKEVQEQVGYPFQTMLELGAGNGGFARAMSKLHVRMTTVELVSELVSFAKEHSSSDIAIHCGDFYQINFEEKFDVVSYLDGFGVGTNDEQLFLLKRIKDWMKEDGCALIDIYQPLYWKKISGQEMPLSSAMRKYEYDSINERMLDHWWNPNQPNEIVTQSLRCYTVEEISDLCTKAGLSIVGFFPGGAFDFEQWKYKELASLTECLSYRIKVKKSRD; this is encoded by the coding sequence ATGAACGAATTAAATGTGAAGGAATTTTACAAAAAACAATTTGAACTGTCGAATTATGATGTAAATACAGAAAGCTGGATAGAGCAGGTTGCTAAAGAGGTGCAAGAACAAGTTGGATATCCGTTTCAAACGATGTTGGAACTTGGTGCGGGGAATGGTGGATTTGCACGAGCGATGTCTAAGTTACATGTGAGAATGACAACTGTTGAACTTGTATCAGAGCTGGTTTCCTTTGCAAAAGAACATTCTAGTAGTGATATTGCCATTCATTGTGGAGATTTTTATCAAATTAACTTTGAGGAAAAATTTGATGTGGTTAGTTATTTAGATGGATTTGGTGTAGGAACAAATGATGAGCAATTGTTTCTACTAAAACGGATTAAAGATTGGATGAAGGAAGATGGATGTGCACTTATTGATATTTATCAACCTTTGTATTGGAAAAAGATAAGTGGACAAGAAATGCCATTAAGTTCAGCTATGAGAAAATATGAATATGATAGTATAAATGAAAGAATGTTAGATCATTGGTGGAACCCTAATCAGCCTAATGAGATTGTAACACAGTCTTTACGTTGTTATACAGTTGAAGAGATTAGTGATTTATGTACTAAAGCAGGTTTAAGTATTGTAGGATTCTTCCCAGGGGGAGCATTTGATTTTGAGCAATGGAAATATAAAGAACTAGCAAGTTTAACTGAATGTTTGTCATATCGAATTAAAGTAAAGAAGAGTAGAGATTAA
- a CDS encoding gamma-glutamylcyclotransferase family protein, protein MHHVFVYGTLRKEQTNAHYMQGATCIAEEAWTYGKLFDTNEGYPAMICSNGEKVYGEVYEVDDEVLQKLDELEEYTGNAETDLYDRITQTVYFADKEIHAYVYVAQDKEMLKKIIDFGDWMEYQREK, encoded by the coding sequence ATGCATCACGTTTTTGTGTATGGCACGTTAAGAAAAGAGCAAACGAATGCTCATTATATGCAAGGTGCAACATGCATCGCAGAGGAAGCATGGACGTATGGTAAATTATTTGATACTAATGAAGGGTATCCGGCAATGATTTGTTCAAACGGGGAAAAGGTATATGGGGAAGTTTACGAAGTAGATGATGAGGTTTTGCAAAAGTTAGATGAACTCGAAGAATATACAGGTAATGCAGAGACTGATTTATATGACCGGATAACGCAAACAGTATATTTTGCTGATAAAGAAATACATGCATATGTGTATGTTGCTCAGGATAAAGAGATGTTGAAGAAGATTATTGATTTTGGTGATTGGATGGAGTATCAAAGAGAGAAATAA
- the recQ gene encoding DNA helicase RecQ — translation MFTKAQELLASYFGYSSFRRGQDETIKNVLDGKDTVCIMPTGGGKSICYQIPALVFEGTTLVISPLISLMKDQVDTLIQNGISATYINSSISIAEANQRIQLAKQGHYKLLYVAPERLDSMEFVDQLIDMKIPMIAIDEAHCISQWGHDFRPSYLHIHRILDYLPEKPLVLALTATATPQVRDDICNTLEINQENTIMTTFERENLSFSVIKGQDRNAYLADYIRQNQKESGIIYAATRKVVDQLYEDLGKAGVSVSKYHAGMSDHDRNEQQELFLRDEISVMVATSAFGMGIDKSNIRYVIHYQLPKNMESYYQEAGRAGRDGLDSECILLYSSQDVQVQRFLIDQSTGESRFSNELEKLQNMTDYCHTEQCLQSFILQYFGEEPKEDCGRCGNCTDDRESIDVTRESQMVLSCMIRTNQRFGKQMIAQVLTGSKNKKVIEFNFHTLPTYGLLSNRSVKEVSEFIEFLISDELIAVEHGTYPTLKVTEKGKEVLLGKENVLRKERVETRQIVQDHPLFEVLREVRKEIAQGEGVPPFVIFSDQTLKDMCAKMPQSDSELLTVKGIGEHKLVKYGSHFLQAVQHFIEENPNYAETIKTEVVSERKKSGKASANSHLETYEMYKQGIDLNEVAKERGLSRQTIENHLIRCFEDGMQVDWNSFVPAEYEALIETAVQNAEGGLKSIKEQLPDEVSYFMIRAYLQIRK, via the coding sequence TTGTTTACAAAAGCACAAGAACTTTTAGCGTCTTATTTCGGTTATTCGTCATTCCGAAGAGGACAAGATGAAACAATTAAAAATGTATTAGATGGGAAAGATACAGTTTGTATTATGCCAACGGGCGGCGGTAAGTCAATTTGTTATCAAATTCCCGCACTAGTATTCGAAGGAACGACATTAGTTATATCGCCTTTGATTTCACTTATGAAAGATCAAGTGGACACATTAATACAAAATGGTATTTCCGCTACATATATTAATAGTTCTATTTCTATTGCAGAAGCGAATCAACGAATTCAATTGGCGAAACAAGGACATTATAAGTTGCTTTATGTGGCGCCTGAGCGACTTGATTCTATGGAGTTTGTTGATCAACTTATCGATATGAAAATCCCGATGATTGCAATTGATGAGGCGCACTGTATTTCGCAGTGGGGACATGATTTCCGCCCGAGTTATTTACATATACATCGCATATTAGATTATCTTCCAGAAAAACCGCTCGTTTTAGCGTTAACAGCAACAGCAACACCACAAGTACGTGATGATATTTGCAATACGCTTGAAATTAATCAAGAAAATACAATTATGACAACGTTCGAGCGCGAGAACTTATCATTTTCAGTAATTAAAGGACAGGATCGTAATGCGTATTTAGCAGATTATATTCGTCAAAATCAGAAGGAATCTGGGATTATTTATGCAGCTACAAGAAAAGTAGTCGATCAGTTATATGAAGATTTAGGGAAAGCGGGAGTTTCGGTATCGAAATATCATGCTGGTATGAGCGATCACGATCGAAATGAACAACAAGAACTCTTTTTACGAGATGAAATTAGTGTTATGGTAGCGACATCAGCGTTTGGAATGGGGATTGATAAATCGAATATTCGTTACGTTATTCATTATCAACTTCCAAAAAATATGGAAAGTTACTATCAAGAAGCAGGACGTGCTGGTCGTGACGGATTAGATAGTGAATGTATTTTGTTATATTCTTCTCAAGATGTGCAAGTACAACGCTTTTTAATCGATCAATCAACTGGAGAATCACGTTTTTCAAACGAACTTGAAAAATTGCAAAATATGACCGATTACTGTCATACAGAACAATGTTTACAATCATTTATTTTGCAATACTTCGGAGAAGAGCCGAAGGAAGATTGTGGTCGCTGTGGTAATTGTACGGACGATCGTGAGAGTATCGATGTAACGAGAGAATCACAAATGGTTTTATCATGTATGATTAGAACGAACCAACGATTTGGAAAACAAATGATTGCACAAGTATTAACTGGATCGAAAAATAAAAAAGTTATTGAATTTAATTTTCATACTTTACCAACTTACGGACTTTTATCCAATCGTAGTGTGAAAGAAGTCAGTGAGTTTATTGAGTTTTTAATTTCAGACGAGTTGATCGCAGTTGAACATGGTACATATCCGACATTAAAAGTAACGGAAAAAGGTAAAGAAGTGCTACTTGGTAAAGAGAACGTTTTACGTAAAGAACGAGTAGAAACACGACAAATTGTTCAAGACCATCCTTTATTTGAAGTGCTTCGTGAAGTGCGTAAAGAAATTGCACAAGGAGAAGGCGTACCTCCGTTCGTTATTTTCTCTGATCAAACATTAAAAGATATGTGTGCGAAAATGCCGCAAAGTGACTCTGAACTTCTAACTGTAAAAGGAATTGGAGAGCACAAACTTGTGAAGTACGGCTCTCACTTCTTGCAAGCAGTACAGCACTTTATTGAGGAAAACCCGAACTATGCTGAAACAATTAAGACAGAAGTTGTTTCAGAACGTAAAAAGTCAGGGAAAGCTTCAGCAAATTCTCATTTAGAAACATATGAAATGTATAAACAGGGTATTGATTTAAATGAGGTTGCAAAGGAACGGGGGTTATCGAGACAAACGATTGAAAACCATTTAATCCGTTGCTTTGAAGATGGTATGCAAGTAGACTGGAACAGCTTTGTTCCAGCAGAGTATGAAGCTCTAATTGAAACTGCCGTACAAAATGCAGAAGGCGGTTTGAAATCTATTAAAGAACAGCTTCCAGATGAAGTGAGTTACTTTATGATTCGTGCTTATTTACAAATAAGAAAGTAG
- a CDS encoding acetylglutamate kinase: MYTYWQSYYSPYHITNENFDSFVRNYRVSKNENFLKGYMRSLWEQHVAWTRLAIIGIVFNLPDVNVTVGRLLKNATHMGLSLEPFYGENAVKKYSALIKDHLVIAADLVKAAKAGDQNAAAAIEKKWYANGDEIVEFLTSINPYIEKEEFRKMFYEHLALTKAEALAFLNKDYDASVKLYDKIEKEALEMADMITDAIVKQFPQVFQ, encoded by the coding sequence ATGTATACTTATTGGCAATCGTATTACTCCCCTTATCATATTACTAATGAAAACTTTGATTCATTTGTACGAAATTACCGAGTTAGTAAAAACGAAAACTTTTTAAAAGGATATATGCGTTCTTTATGGGAACAGCACGTCGCTTGGACGCGATTAGCGATTATAGGCATCGTCTTTAACTTGCCAGACGTAAACGTTACTGTTGGACGTCTTCTAAAAAATGCAACACATATGGGGCTTTCACTTGAACCATTCTACGGTGAAAATGCAGTAAAAAAATATAGTGCATTAATTAAAGACCACTTAGTAATTGCAGCCGATCTTGTTAAAGCCGCCAAAGCTGGTGATCAAAACGCAGCAGCCGCTATAGAAAAGAAGTGGTACGCTAATGGAGATGAAATTGTTGAGTTTCTAACCAGTATCAACCCATATATAGAAAAAGAAGAATTTAGAAAAATGTTTTATGAGCATTTAGCATTAACGAAAGCAGAAGCACTTGCCTTCCTAAATAAAGATTATGATGCCAGTGTAAAACTATACGATAAAATTGAAAAAGAAGCATTAGAAATGGCCGACATGATAACAGACGCAATCGTAAAACAATTTCCGCAAGTGTTTCAATAA
- a CDS encoding DUF6884 domain-containing protein, with the protein MKRLCIIPCGKKKIWDKYLDYGPLEAKDVYISPFGKACQAYATEFFENWVILSAKHGFLRPNDIVQENYDLAFDSKSDEIISIEQLQKQMIDKYLIHFDEIVLLAGKKHKKVVTRLYPEEIITYPLEGCKGIGYMLQKLKGAVEGHQEI; encoded by the coding sequence ATGAAAAGGTTATGCATAATTCCATGCGGAAAAAAGAAAATTTGGGATAAGTATCTAGATTACGGACCGCTGGAGGCAAAAGATGTATATATTAGCCCATTCGGAAAAGCATGTCAGGCGTATGCAACTGAGTTTTTCGAGAATTGGGTTATATTATCAGCAAAGCATGGATTTTTAAGACCAAATGATATTGTACAAGAAAACTATGATCTCGCGTTTGATTCAAAGAGCGATGAGATTATTAGTATAGAACAATTACAAAAACAGATGATTGATAAATACTTAATTCATTTTGATGAAATTGTTTTGCTTGCAGGAAAAAAGCATAAGAAAGTTGTAACAAGATTATATCCAGAAGAAATCATTACATATCCATTAGAAGGGTGTAAAGGAATTGGATATATGTTGCAGAAATTGAAGGGGGCTGTGGAAGGGCATCAGGAAATATAG
- a CDS encoding peptide ABC transporter permease, whose protein sequence is MNNILNRIKKDVNMHLLNGLWPGFKRAAFALYNDEHVYVFHHPLVLKDDGEYAILKWDEQFKGDTFILFKDYPTAIVNMNRYKDYESLLAVVVHELFHCYQYLNKESRFPNESLGFQYAITEENIELRNKERICLYDAVHCKSQAEKNNYIKQFIELREQRASFMKEEFITYECMVESIEGPAWYVEMNAYNAVYKNDKSETLRKYSGFILDAYEANCNIRKSCYSSGMLLCLLLDEIHPEWKTCFFNSDKSLYACLKQNKNVVLSLNNEIAISKETKQILHFVQNEREEDFKQFYKEKGYHLYIVGDIKLNMFNPMNVKLKGNKALHKTFLSVCIHNKTYMINQPVLASFEEDFKNMNQIHIIMIEKPLEKNNSWNLEGIGDIEAEYEEVESSIFLYLKS, encoded by the coding sequence ATGAACAATATACTAAATCGAATAAAGAAAGATGTAAATATGCATTTATTGAATGGGCTATGGCCTGGTTTTAAGAGGGCTGCATTTGCATTATATAATGATGAGCATGTGTATGTATTCCATCATCCATTGGTTTTGAAAGATGATGGTGAGTATGCCATTTTAAAGTGGGATGAACAATTTAAAGGTGATACATTTATCTTATTCAAAGATTATCCGACTGCCATCGTGAATATGAATAGGTATAAGGATTATGAAAGTTTACTTGCGGTTGTGGTGCATGAACTTTTTCATTGCTATCAATATTTAAATAAAGAAAGTAGATTTCCAAATGAGTCTCTAGGATTTCAATATGCTATAACAGAAGAAAATATAGAATTGCGAAATAAAGAACGAATTTGTTTATATGATGCTGTTCATTGTAAGTCACAAGCTGAGAAAAATAATTATATTAAGCAATTTATTGAACTAAGAGAGCAAAGAGCAAGTTTTATGAAAGAAGAGTTTATAACTTATGAGTGTATGGTTGAAAGCATAGAGGGGCCTGCTTGGTATGTTGAAATGAATGCTTACAATGCAGTATATAAAAATGATAAAAGTGAAACATTACGAAAATATAGCGGATTTATTTTAGATGCATATGAAGCTAATTGTAACATTAGAAAGAGCTGCTATAGCTCAGGAATGCTTTTATGTTTATTATTAGATGAAATCCATCCTGAATGGAAAACATGCTTCTTTAATAGTGATAAATCGTTATATGCTTGTTTAAAACAAAATAAAAATGTTGTTTTAAGTTTAAATAATGAAATTGCAATAAGTAAGGAAACGAAGCAAATCCTTCATTTTGTTCAAAACGAAAGAGAAGAGGATTTTAAACAATTTTATAAGGAAAAAGGATATCACCTGTATATTGTAGGGGATATAAAATTAAACATGTTTAATCCAATGAATGTAAAATTAAAAGGAAATAAAGCATTACATAAAACCTTTTTAAGTGTTTGTATACATAATAAAACATATATGATAAATCAACCTGTTTTAGCATCTTTTGAAGAAGATTTTAAAAATATGAATCAAATTCATATCATTATGATTGAAAAACCGCTAGAAAAAAATAATAGTTGGAACTTAGAGGGGATTGGAGATATAGAAGCTGAGTATGAAGAAGTAGAGAGTTCTATATTTTTATATTTAAAAAGTTAG
- a CDS encoding DUF4017 family protein, producing the protein MKNIFPALLLYIIVCIISIITPASQGYNNVGWKLFVGQAYAIPIFIITAIITFYINKRKSTNKQL; encoded by the coding sequence ATGAAAAATATATTCCCTGCACTATTACTCTATATTATTGTTTGCATAATCTCTATTATCACTCCAGCATCTCAAGGCTATAATAATGTTGGCTGGAAGTTGTTTGTTGGGCAAGCGTATGCCATACCTATTTTCATCATTACGGCTATCATTACCTTTTATATAAACAAGAGAAAATCTACGAATAAACAGTTATAA
- a CDS encoding M3 family oligoendopeptidase: protein MFNDLESKLQSLLERNITSVSELESWLLEELRLNAEVEEGITSSLIAMYRDTNDRNIRDLYTYNQNTIQPLLKRYNAKFDQKFRECQLSNLLDEQKYGFMKKARFVKSKMFNEKNISLSVKEQELITEYREIMSNISINWKGEQKTYAYVKAKLDTPDRAIREKAWYALCEARSVVKIEIDCIMNELVQLRNEIALNVGFNNYSEYAFKQKNRDYSIEECYKLHESIEKYVVPIWEQLGSFSKKTLGVKTYRPWDLTPCNLPKTPFQNAIELLNGVEEMFQKTDLYFYEEFTHIRKAGLIDVEERKNKAPGAACFTLPHSKEVFVYSNFSPSFYAINALIHEVGHAFHFYKQFNNDSSMQERYLREEVAELYSLGLELLVMEKLNIFYKQADEYKEVQRVQLYRALSLLMSSVAGDVFQHWIYTNPNHTSEERDKKYIELCKRYQYSSVDIAGLENEIGASWLESFHYVQFPFYQIEYAIAQIGAMQLFQIYREDPEKAITFYKEGARSDWNLPIQEIYRKTGVTFDFSEARIESTTRVIWDLLSELK, encoded by the coding sequence ATGTTTAATGATTTGGAGAGTAAATTACAGTCCCTTTTAGAGCGAAATATTACGTCTGTTTCAGAATTAGAGAGTTGGCTTTTGGAGGAACTGCGTTTAAACGCTGAAGTAGAAGAGGGGATAACAAGTAGTTTAATCGCCATGTATAGAGATACAAATGATAGAAATATACGTGATTTATATACGTATAACCAAAATACAATTCAGCCACTTTTAAAAAGATACAATGCAAAATTTGACCAGAAATTTAGAGAGTGTCAGCTTTCCAACTTATTAGATGAGCAGAAATATGGATTTATGAAAAAAGCAAGATTTGTGAAGAGTAAAATGTTTAATGAAAAGAACATTTCCCTTTCCGTTAAAGAGCAAGAGCTAATTACGGAGTATAGAGAAATAATGTCTAACATATCTATTAATTGGAAAGGTGAGCAAAAGACGTATGCATACGTAAAAGCAAAGCTAGATACCCCCGATAGAGCAATTCGAGAAAAAGCTTGGTATGCTTTATGCGAAGCAAGAAGTGTAGTGAAAATAGAAATAGATTGTATTATGAATGAACTCGTACAATTGCGGAATGAGATAGCTTTAAATGTTGGATTTAATAATTATAGTGAATATGCTTTCAAACAAAAAAATAGAGATTATAGTATTGAAGAGTGTTATAAGCTTCATGAATCTATAGAAAAGTATGTAGTACCGATTTGGGAACAGTTAGGGAGCTTTTCTAAAAAGACTCTTGGTGTAAAAACATATCGCCCTTGGGACCTTACTCCTTGTAATTTACCAAAAACACCATTTCAAAATGCCATTGAGTTATTGAATGGGGTGGAAGAAATGTTTCAGAAGACGGATTTATATTTTTATGAGGAATTTACTCATATAAGGAAAGCTGGATTAATTGACGTAGAAGAACGGAAAAATAAAGCACCAGGAGCTGCTTGTTTTACCTTGCCTCATAGTAAAGAGGTTTTTGTGTATTCTAATTTTAGTCCATCATTTTATGCAATTAATGCACTAATACATGAGGTGGGACATGCATTTCATTTTTATAAACAATTTAACAATGATAGTAGTATGCAGGAAAGATATCTTCGTGAAGAGGTGGCTGAGCTTTATTCCCTGGGTCTTGAGTTACTAGTAATGGAGAAGCTGAATATTTTTTATAAGCAAGCGGATGAATATAAAGAAGTGCAGCGAGTACAATTATATCGCGCTTTGTCTTTGTTAATGTCGTCAGTTGCAGGAGATGTATTCCAGCACTGGATCTATACAAACCCAAACCATACATCAGAAGAGCGTGATAAGAAATATATTGAACTATGTAAAAGGTATCAATATTCATCAGTCGATATTGCAGGATTAGAGAATGAAATCGGTGCAAGTTGGTTAGAGTCATTTCACTATGTTCAGTTTCCTTTTTATCAAATTGAATACGCAATTGCACAAATAGGAGCAATGCAATTATTTCAAATTTATCGAGAGGATCCAGAAAAAGCGATTACTTTCTATAAAGAGGGAGCGAGATCAGATTGGAACTTACCTATACAGGAAATATATAGGAAAACAGGTGTTACATTTGATTTTTCGGAAGCAAGGATAGAAAGTACTACAAGGGTTATTTGGGATCTGCTTAGCGAATTAAAATAA
- the ppaC gene encoding manganese-dependent inorganic pyrophosphatase — protein sequence MEKVLVFGHKNPDTDAICSAIAYAELKKELGMNAEPVRLGEISGETQFALDYFKVEGPRFVETVASEVDNVILVDHNERQQSANDIESVRVLEVIDHHRIANFETSDPIYYRCEPVGCTATILNKMYKENGVAIRKEVAGLMLSAIISDSLLFKSPTCTEQDVAAARELAEIADVDADNYGLEMLKAGADLSGKTMEQLISLDAKEFQMGNAKVEIAQVNAVDTNDVLVHQAELEKVISTVVEEKGLDLFLFVVTDILTNDSVGLAIGKAANVVEKAYNVSLENNTATLKGVVSRKKQIVPVLTEAFQA from the coding sequence ATGGAAAAAGTACTAGTTTTCGGGCATAAAAACCCAGATACAGATGCAATTTGTTCTGCGATTGCTTATGCAGAATTGAAAAAAGAATTAGGAATGAATGCTGAGCCTGTACGTTTAGGCGAAATCAGCGGTGAAACTCAATTTGCGTTAGACTATTTTAAAGTAGAAGGACCGCGTTTTGTTGAGACAGTTGCAAGCGAAGTGGACAATGTTATTTTAGTTGACCATAACGAGCGTCAACAAAGTGCTAACGATATCGAATCTGTTCGTGTGTTAGAAGTTATTGACCATCACCGTATTGCTAACTTTGAAACAAGCGATCCTATATACTACCGTTGTGAGCCAGTTGGTTGTACAGCTACAATCTTAAACAAAATGTACAAAGAAAATGGTGTTGCAATTCGTAAAGAAGTTGCAGGCTTAATGTTATCTGCAATCATTTCAGATTCTTTACTATTCAAATCTCCAACTTGCACAGAACAAGACGTAGCAGCAGCTCGCGAATTAGCGGAAATCGCTGATGTAGATGCAGATAATTACGGCTTAGAAATGTTAAAAGCTGGTGCTGACTTAAGCGGAAAAACAATGGAGCAATTAATCTCCCTTGACGCTAAAGAATTCCAAATGGGTAACGCGAAAGTTGAAATCGCACAAGTAAACGCTGTTGATACAAACGATGTTCTTGTACACCAAGCGGAACTTGAAAAAGTTATCTCTACAGTAGTAGAAGAAAAAGGTTTAGACCTATTCTTATTCGTTGTAACTGATATCTTAACTAACGATTCTGTCGGTCTTGCGATCGGTAAAGCAGCAAACGTTGTTGAGAAAGCATACAACGTATCTCTAGAAAACAACACTGCTACTTTAAAAGGTGTTGTATCACGTAAAAAACAAATCGTTCCTGTATTAACAGAAGCATTCCAAGCTTAA
- a CDS encoding DinB family protein yields the protein MLKLFQYNWQVRDDWFTLCEDMSAEELLKKRVGGFGSILHTLFHIVDVEYMWILGLRGEPVPEEPLFEDYASLQKVKNLSDQYHEKVKQFVTSWTNEMDSRKLSKTDFNEEPISSRDAPIRRRVIECTHGEIIRHVIVHEIHHIGQLSIWAREIGKEPVSANLRGRGLFDN from the coding sequence ATGTTGAAACTGTTTCAATATAACTGGCAAGTTCGTGATGATTGGTTTACATTGTGCGAAGATATGTCGGCTGAAGAACTATTAAAGAAACGGGTTGGTGGATTTGGTAGCATCCTACATACCCTATTTCACATTGTAGATGTGGAATATATGTGGATCTTAGGTTTGCGAGGTGAACCAGTGCCTGAGGAGCCATTGTTTGAAGATTATGCTAGCTTGCAAAAAGTGAAAAATCTTTCGGATCAATACCACGAGAAAGTGAAGCAATTTGTGACATCTTGGACAAATGAAATGGATTCTCGGAAACTTTCAAAAACTGATTTCAATGAAGAGCCGATAAGCTCTAGAGACGCCCCAATCAGGCGCCGAGTCATTGAATGTACACACGGAGAGATAATACGTCATGTCATTGTCCATGAAATCCACCATATCGGCCAGTTATCTATATGGGCACGTGAAATAGGAAAGGAGCCTGTTTCCGCAAATCTGAGAGGAAGAGGGCTATTCGATAATTAG
- a CDS encoding GNAT family N-acetyltransferase has protein sequence MRNLVIEEIKQLENDIEELSKLLKTVVDDGASIGFLPPLEQKEATNYWQTVLEPEVILYVAKINNEVAGSVQLHLVTKPNGIHRAEICKLMTHPNFRRNGIGRSLMKKAEERAKQENRSLLVLDTREGDPSNKLYTSLDYREVGKIPEYAISPNGELDATVIYYKMI, from the coding sequence ATGCGAAATTTAGTAATTGAAGAAATTAAGCAACTAGAAAATGATATTGAAGAGCTTTCTAAACTATTGAAAACTGTAGTAGATGATGGGGCATCAATTGGTTTTTTACCTCCACTTGAACAAAAAGAAGCAACAAATTATTGGCAAACTGTATTAGAACCAGAAGTGATATTGTATGTTGCTAAAATAAACAATGAAGTGGCAGGAAGTGTTCAATTACATTTAGTTACAAAGCCAAACGGAATCCATAGAGCTGAAATTTGTAAGTTAATGACTCATCCCAACTTTAGACGTAACGGCATCGGACGTTCACTTATGAAAAAAGCAGAGGAGCGAGCAAAGCAAGAAAATAGGTCTCTTTTAGTGTTAGATACTAGAGAAGGAGATCCTTCAAATAAATTGTACACATCATTAGACTATCGAGAAGTTGGAAAAATACCGGAATATGCAATTTCTCCAAATGGTGAGCTAGATGCAACGGTAATTTATTATAAAATGATTTAG
- a CDS encoding HD domain-containing protein — protein sequence MKYILDRTYARELLQWAYEQNPGPWFEHSCNVALATEKIVAELINNGYDLDTDIAYNAALLHDIGRYKGFTKSVIHSYDGYMYMNNLGYTGNAIICVTHSFPCKNEHLDIAAEWGLVPDYMESRLIEILNENSDYDLYNKVITLCDALADAEGFTTLEKRLISVGLRHGTTSHSSLHWKGFYTIKNELESLIGKSIYRVLPDVEKSIYKNMEY from the coding sequence ATGAAATATATATTAGATAGGACATATGCAAGAGAATTACTCCAGTGGGCATATGAACAAAACCCAGGTCCGTGGTTCGAACATTCATGTAATGTTGCCCTTGCCACTGAAAAGATAGTTGCTGAACTTATTAATAATGGGTACGATCTAGATACTGACATAGCATACAACGCTGCCCTCCTGCATGATATAGGAAGATATAAAGGTTTTACTAAATCTGTTATTCATTCCTATGATGGTTATATGTATATGAATAATTTAGGGTATACAGGAAACGCCATTATATGTGTGACGCATTCATTTCCTTGCAAAAATGAGCATTTAGATATCGCGGCAGAGTGGGGCCTTGTTCCTGATTATATGGAAAGCAGATTAATTGAAATATTGAATGAAAACAGTGACTACGACTTATACAATAAGGTGATTACCCTTTGTGACGCACTTGCTGATGCGGAAGGCTTTACTACTCTTGAAAAAAGATTGATTTCAGTTGGTTTACGACATGGAACAACCTCTCATTCCTCTTTACATTGGAAAGGTTTCTACACAATTAAGAATGAATTAGAATCATTAATCGGTAAGAGTATATACAGAGTTCTTCCTGACGTAGAGAAATCGATTTATAAAAATATGGAATATTAA